A stretch of Oncorhynchus gorbuscha isolate QuinsamMale2020 ecotype Even-year linkage group LG24, OgorEven_v1.0, whole genome shotgun sequence DNA encodes these proteins:
- the uso1 gene encoding general vesicular transport factor p115 isoform X4: protein MTMNFFRGVMGGQPAGPQPTGAETIHKLCDRVASSTLLEDRRDAVRALKSLSKKYRLEVGTQAMDHLVHILQTDRSDSEILGYALDTLYNIICNDEEEEQDESEDENAQKQDEDLGVLFTDKFLGDSENVTLLLTLLEEFDFHVRWPGVKLLTALLKNQCNQVQGVILVSPMGVSRLMDLLADSREVIRNDGLLLLQQLTKGNAAIQKIVAFENAFERLLDIITEEGSSDGGIVVEDCLLLLVNLLKNNSSNQNFFKEGSYIQRMKPWFEVGDDNSGWSAQKVTNLHLMLQLVRVMVSPVNSPGATSSCQKSMYQCGLLQQLCTILMATGVPADILTETINTVSEVIRGSQINQDYFASVNAPSNPPRPAIVVLLMSMVNERQPFVLRCAVLYCFQCFLYKNQKGQGEIVATLLPSTIDANSISAGQLLCGGLFSADSLSNWCAAVALAHALQDNLTQKEQLLRVQLATSLGKPPVSLLQQCTNILSQGDKINRRGSKVQTRVGLLMLLCTWISNCPIAVTHFLHNQENVPFLTGQISENLGEDERLVQGLCALLLGICIYYNDNSLENYTKDKLKQLIEKRIGKENFVEKLGFVTKHELYSRAAQKPQPVFPSPEQMLFDHEFTKLVKELEGVITKAVHKTSEEEKKEEEVKKTLEQHDSIVIQYKDLIRDQDTQIQELREQVSTLSLNSEQMQNQIAQQQSQIQQHKDQYNILKLKLGKDSQGLSSSQGEGTHVNGLHSEELSQLREEVEELRRQHALQHTQLSDKDSLINTLRCGAAAAAQTAEGGAGGSDNTELLREVESLRSRVQAQCAEISQLQTERQELIRRAEAVSSVPASSSESSADTVTVSELESRLAAQTTEAERLKEECRGLREGHAGLEQQLASATSTVAIEQTEKTKLQQEVQESKKEQDDLLMLLADQDQKILNLKQRLRDLGETIDEDEDELDARDQFCEDDDDDNEEEDEENND from the exons ATGACAATGAATTTTTTCAGGGGAGTGATGGGTGGACAACCCGCGGGGCCACAGCCGACTGGAGCAGAGACG ATCCATAAGCTGTGTGACCGTGTGGCCTCCTCCACACTCCTGGAGGACCGCAGGGACGCTGTCCGAGCCCTTAAATCGCTCTCAAAG AAATATCGCTTGGAAGTTGGCACTCAGGCTATGGACCACCTGGTTCACATACTGCAAACAGACAG GTCGGACTCTGAAATCCTTGGCTACGCTTTGGACACACTCTATAATATCATCTGCAACGATGAAGAGGAGGAACAAG ACGAATCTGAAG ATGAGAACGCCCAGAAGCAGGATGAAGACCTGGGAGTCCTGTTCACTGACAAGTTCCTCGGCGACTCTGAGAACGTGACACTACTACTGACTCTGTTAGAG GAGTTTGACTTCCACGTGCGGTGGCCAGGAGTGAAGCTGCTCACCGCTCTGTTGAAGAACCAGTGTAACCAGGTCCAGGGCGTCATCCTGGTCAGCCCTATGG GTGTTTCTAGACTGATGGACCTATTAGCTGACTCCAGAGAAGTCATCCGTAATGAT GGTCTTCTGTTGCTGCAGCAGCTGACCAAAGGCAACGCGGCCATCCAGAAGATCGTAGCGTTTGAGAACGCTTTCGAGCGTCTCCTAGATATCATAACAGAGGAGGGCAGCAGTGATGGAG GTATCGTAGTGGAGGACTGTCTCCTGCTGCTCGTCAACCTGCTGAAGAACAACAGCTCCAACCAGAACTTCTTCAAGGAGGGCTCCTACATCCAGAGGATGAAGCCCTGGTTCGAGGTGGGAGACGACAACTCTGGCTGGTCCGCCCAAAAGGTCACCAACCTCCACCTCATGCTGCAG TTGGTGCGAGTCATGGTCTCCCCGGTCAACTCTCCTGGAGCCACCAGTAGTTGTCAGAAGTCAATGTACCAGTGTGGCCTCCTGCAGCAGCTCTGCACTATCCTCATGGCCACTGGCGTGCCTGCTGACATACTCACTGAG ACCATCAACACTGTATCGGAGGTGATCCGCGGCTCACAGATCAACCAGGACTACTTTGCATCTGTCAACGCTCCCTCCAACCCCCCAAG ACCTGCCATAGTGGTGCTGCTGATGTCCATGGTCAACGAGAGGCAGCCGTTTGTGCTGCGCTGTGCCGTTCTCTACTGCTTCCAGTGTTTTCTCTACAAGAACCAGAAGGGCCAGGGGGAGATCGTAGCCACCCTACTGCCCTCCACCATCGACG ccAACTCCATCTCGGCGGGCCAGCTGCTGTGCGGGGGCCTGTTCTcggctgactccctgtctaacTGGTGTGCTGCAGTGGCCCTGGCCCACGCCCTGCAGGACAACCTGACCCAGAAAGAGCAGCTCCTCCGGGTGCAGCTGGCCACCAGCCTGGGCAAGCCCCCCGTTTCCCTGCTGCAGCAGTGCACCAACATCCTCTCACAG GGGGATAAGATCAACCGGAGG GGCAGTAAAGTGCAGACGCGGGTCGGTCTCCTCATGCTGCTGTGTACCTGGATCAGTAACTGTCCCATCGCTGTCACACACTTCCTGCACAACCAGGAGAACGTCCCCTTC CTGACAGGTCAGATCTCTGAGAACCTGGGGGAGGATGAGAGGCTGGTGCAGGGCCTGTGTGCCCTCCTATTGGGTATCTGCATCTACTACAACGACAACTCTCTGGAGAACTACACAAA AGACAAGCTGAAGCAGTTGATCGAGAAGCGCATTGGGAAGGAGAACTTTGTGGAGAAGCTGGGCTTCGTCACGAAACACGAGCTGTACTCCCGCGCTGCACAGAAGCCCCAGCCCGTCTTCCCCTCCCCTGAACAGATGCTGTTTGACCACGAGTTCACCAAGCTGGTCAAAGAACTGGAAG GCGTGATAACGAAAGCGGTCCACAAGACGAgcgaggaggagaagaaggaggaggaggtgaagaagaCTCTGGAGCAACACGACAGCATCGTCATCCAGTACAAAGATCTCATCAGAGATCAG GACACCCAGATCCAGGAGCTGAGGGAGCAGGTTTCCACCCTGTCTCTGAACAGTGAACAGATGCAGAATCAGATCGCACAGCAGCAGTCCCAGATCCAGCAACAcaaagaccagtacaacatcCTCAAGCTGAAACTAG GTAAAGACAGCCAGGGTCTGTCCTCCAGCCAGGGAGAGGGAACTCACGTTAACGGGCTCCACTCAGAGGAGTTGAGCCAGctcagagaggaggtggaggagctcCGCAGACAACAcgcactacaacacacacagctcagcGACAAGGACTCACTCATCAACACActg AGGTGTGGggcggcagcagcagcacagaCAGCAGAAGGTGGAGCGGGAGGGTCTGACAACACAGAGCTTCTCCGG GAGGTGGAGTCGTTGAGGAGTCGTGTCCAGGCTCAGTGTGCAGAGATCAGCcagctgcagacagagagacaggagctcATCAGGAGAGCTGAGGCAGTG tcCTCGGTCCCGGCCTCCAGCAGTGAGAGCTCGGCAGACACAGTTACAGTATCTGAACTGGAGAGCAGGCTGGCTGCTCAGaccacagaggcagagagacttaAG gAGGAGTGTCGGGGCCTGAGGGAGGGCCATGCGGGGCTGGAGCAGCAGTTGGCGTCGGCAACGAGCACAGTGGCCATCGAGCAGACGGAGAAGACCAAGCTGCAGCAGGAGGTGCAGGAGTCAAAGAAGGAACAGGACGACCTCCTCATGCTGCTGGCCGACCAGGACCAGAAGATCCTCAACCTCAAGCAACGTCTCAGAGACCTGGGAGAGACG ATTGATGAAGACGAAGATGAGCTAGACGCCCGGGACCAATTCTGTGAAGATGACGACGACGataatgaggaggaggatgaagagaacAATGACTAG
- the uso1 gene encoding general vesicular transport factor p115 isoform X5 has translation MTMNFFRGVMGGQPAGPQPTGAETIHKLCDRVASSTLLEDRRDAVRALKSLSKKYRLEVGTQAMDHLVHILQTDRSDSEILGYALDTLYNIICNDEEEEQDENAQKQDEDLGVLFTDKFLGDSENVTLLLTLLEEFDFHVRWPGVKLLTALLKNQCNQVQGVILVSPMGVSRLMDLLADSREVIRNDGLLLLQQLTKGNAAIQKIVAFENAFERLLDIITEEGSSDGGIVVEDCLLLLVNLLKNNSSNQNFFKEGSYIQRMKPWFEVGDDNSGWSAQKVTNLHLMLQLVRVMVSPVNSPGATSSCQKSMYQCGLLQQLCTILMATGVPADILTETINTVSEVIRGSQINQDYFASVNAPSNPPRPAIVVLLMSMVNERQPFVLRCAVLYCFQCFLYKNQKGQGEIVATLLPSTIDANSISAGQLLCGGLFSADSLSNWCAAVALAHALQDNLTQKEQLLRVQLATSLGKPPVSLLQQCTNILSQGDKINRRGSKVQTRVGLLMLLCTWISNCPIAVTHFLHNQENVPFLTGQISENLGEDERLVQGLCALLLGICIYYNDNSLENYTKDKLKQLIEKRIGKENFVEKLGFVTKHELYSRAAQKPQPVFPSPEQMLFDHEFTKLVKELEGVITKAVHKTSEEEKKEEEVKKTLEQHDSIVIQYKDLIRDQDTQIQELREQVSTLSLNSEQMQNQIAQQQSQIQQHKDQYNILKLKLGKDSQGLSSSQGEGTHVNGLHSEELSQLREEVEELRRQHALQHTQLSDKDSLINTLRCGAAAAAQTAEGGAGGSDNTELLREVESLRSRVQAQCAEISQLQTERQELIRRAEAVSSVPASSSESSADTVTVSELESRLAAQTTEAERLKEECRGLREGHAGLEQQLASATSTVAIEQTEKTKLQQEVQESKKEQDDLLMLLADQDQKILNLKQRLRDLGETIDEDEDELDARDQFCEDDDDDNEEEDEENND, from the exons ATGACAATGAATTTTTTCAGGGGAGTGATGGGTGGACAACCCGCGGGGCCACAGCCGACTGGAGCAGAGACG ATCCATAAGCTGTGTGACCGTGTGGCCTCCTCCACACTCCTGGAGGACCGCAGGGACGCTGTCCGAGCCCTTAAATCGCTCTCAAAG AAATATCGCTTGGAAGTTGGCACTCAGGCTATGGACCACCTGGTTCACATACTGCAAACAGACAG GTCGGACTCTGAAATCCTTGGCTACGCTTTGGACACACTCTATAATATCATCTGCAACGATGAAGAGGAGGAACAAG ATGAGAACGCCCAGAAGCAGGATGAAGACCTGGGAGTCCTGTTCACTGACAAGTTCCTCGGCGACTCTGAGAACGTGACACTACTACTGACTCTGTTAGAG GAGTTTGACTTCCACGTGCGGTGGCCAGGAGTGAAGCTGCTCACCGCTCTGTTGAAGAACCAGTGTAACCAGGTCCAGGGCGTCATCCTGGTCAGCCCTATGG GTGTTTCTAGACTGATGGACCTATTAGCTGACTCCAGAGAAGTCATCCGTAATGAT GGTCTTCTGTTGCTGCAGCAGCTGACCAAAGGCAACGCGGCCATCCAGAAGATCGTAGCGTTTGAGAACGCTTTCGAGCGTCTCCTAGATATCATAACAGAGGAGGGCAGCAGTGATGGAG GTATCGTAGTGGAGGACTGTCTCCTGCTGCTCGTCAACCTGCTGAAGAACAACAGCTCCAACCAGAACTTCTTCAAGGAGGGCTCCTACATCCAGAGGATGAAGCCCTGGTTCGAGGTGGGAGACGACAACTCTGGCTGGTCCGCCCAAAAGGTCACCAACCTCCACCTCATGCTGCAG TTGGTGCGAGTCATGGTCTCCCCGGTCAACTCTCCTGGAGCCACCAGTAGTTGTCAGAAGTCAATGTACCAGTGTGGCCTCCTGCAGCAGCTCTGCACTATCCTCATGGCCACTGGCGTGCCTGCTGACATACTCACTGAG ACCATCAACACTGTATCGGAGGTGATCCGCGGCTCACAGATCAACCAGGACTACTTTGCATCTGTCAACGCTCCCTCCAACCCCCCAAG ACCTGCCATAGTGGTGCTGCTGATGTCCATGGTCAACGAGAGGCAGCCGTTTGTGCTGCGCTGTGCCGTTCTCTACTGCTTCCAGTGTTTTCTCTACAAGAACCAGAAGGGCCAGGGGGAGATCGTAGCCACCCTACTGCCCTCCACCATCGACG ccAACTCCATCTCGGCGGGCCAGCTGCTGTGCGGGGGCCTGTTCTcggctgactccctgtctaacTGGTGTGCTGCAGTGGCCCTGGCCCACGCCCTGCAGGACAACCTGACCCAGAAAGAGCAGCTCCTCCGGGTGCAGCTGGCCACCAGCCTGGGCAAGCCCCCCGTTTCCCTGCTGCAGCAGTGCACCAACATCCTCTCACAG GGGGATAAGATCAACCGGAGG GGCAGTAAAGTGCAGACGCGGGTCGGTCTCCTCATGCTGCTGTGTACCTGGATCAGTAACTGTCCCATCGCTGTCACACACTTCCTGCACAACCAGGAGAACGTCCCCTTC CTGACAGGTCAGATCTCTGAGAACCTGGGGGAGGATGAGAGGCTGGTGCAGGGCCTGTGTGCCCTCCTATTGGGTATCTGCATCTACTACAACGACAACTCTCTGGAGAACTACACAAA AGACAAGCTGAAGCAGTTGATCGAGAAGCGCATTGGGAAGGAGAACTTTGTGGAGAAGCTGGGCTTCGTCACGAAACACGAGCTGTACTCCCGCGCTGCACAGAAGCCCCAGCCCGTCTTCCCCTCCCCTGAACAGATGCTGTTTGACCACGAGTTCACCAAGCTGGTCAAAGAACTGGAAG GCGTGATAACGAAAGCGGTCCACAAGACGAgcgaggaggagaagaaggaggaggaggtgaagaagaCTCTGGAGCAACACGACAGCATCGTCATCCAGTACAAAGATCTCATCAGAGATCAG GACACCCAGATCCAGGAGCTGAGGGAGCAGGTTTCCACCCTGTCTCTGAACAGTGAACAGATGCAGAATCAGATCGCACAGCAGCAGTCCCAGATCCAGCAACAcaaagaccagtacaacatcCTCAAGCTGAAACTAG GTAAAGACAGCCAGGGTCTGTCCTCCAGCCAGGGAGAGGGAACTCACGTTAACGGGCTCCACTCAGAGGAGTTGAGCCAGctcagagaggaggtggaggagctcCGCAGACAACAcgcactacaacacacacagctcagcGACAAGGACTCACTCATCAACACActg AGGTGTGGggcggcagcagcagcacagaCAGCAGAAGGTGGAGCGGGAGGGTCTGACAACACAGAGCTTCTCCGG GAGGTGGAGTCGTTGAGGAGTCGTGTCCAGGCTCAGTGTGCAGAGATCAGCcagctgcagacagagagacaggagctcATCAGGAGAGCTGAGGCAGTG tcCTCGGTCCCGGCCTCCAGCAGTGAGAGCTCGGCAGACACAGTTACAGTATCTGAACTGGAGAGCAGGCTGGCTGCTCAGaccacagaggcagagagacttaAG gAGGAGTGTCGGGGCCTGAGGGAGGGCCATGCGGGGCTGGAGCAGCAGTTGGCGTCGGCAACGAGCACAGTGGCCATCGAGCAGACGGAGAAGACCAAGCTGCAGCAGGAGGTGCAGGAGTCAAAGAAGGAACAGGACGACCTCCTCATGCTGCTGGCCGACCAGGACCAGAAGATCCTCAACCTCAAGCAACGTCTCAGAGACCTGGGAGAGACG ATTGATGAAGACGAAGATGAGCTAGACGCCCGGGACCAATTCTGTGAAGATGACGACGACGataatgaggaggaggatgaagagaacAATGACTAG
- the uso1 gene encoding general vesicular transport factor p115 isoform X3 gives MTMNFFRGVMGGQPAGPQPTGAETIHKLCDRVASSTLLEDRRDAVRALKSLSKKYRLEVGTQAMDHLVHILQTDRSDSEILGYALDTLYNIICNDEEEEQDESEDMAAAPPIPVSGKHKNVPVSDENAQKQDEDLGVLFTDKFLGDSENVTLLLTLLEEFDFHVRWPGVKLLTALLKNQCNQVQGVILVSPMGVSRLMDLLADSREVIRNDGLLLLQQLTKGNAAIQKIVAFENAFERLLDIITEEGSSDGGIVVEDCLLLLVNLLKNNSSNQNFFKEGSYIQRMKPWFEVGDDNSGWSAQKVTNLHLMLQLVRVMVSPVNSPGATSSCQKSMYQCGLLQQLCTILMATGVPADILTETINTVSEVIRGSQINQDYFASVNAPSNPPRPAIVVLLMSMVNERQPFVLRCAVLYCFQCFLYKNQKGQGEIVATLLPSTIDANSISAGQLLCGGLFSADSLSNWCAAVALAHALQDNLTQKEQLLRVQLATSLGKPPVSLLQQCTNILSQGSKVQTRVGLLMLLCTWISNCPIAVTHFLHNQENVPFLTGQISENLGEDERLVQGLCALLLGICIYYNDNSLENYTKDKLKQLIEKRIGKENFVEKLGFVTKHELYSRAAQKPQPVFPSPEQMLFDHEFTKLVKELEGVITKAVHKTSEEEKKEEEVKKTLEQHDSIVIQYKDLIRDQDTQIQELREQVSTLSLNSEQMQNQIAQQQSQIQQHKDQYNILKLKLGKDSQGLSSSQGEGTHVNGLHSEELSQLREEVEELRRQHALQHTQLSDKDSLINTLRCGAAAAAQTAEGGAGGSDNTELLREVESLRSRVQAQCAEISQLQTERQELIRRAEAVSSVPASSSESSADTVTVSELESRLAAQTTEAERLKEECRGLREGHAGLEQQLASATSTVAIEQTEKTKLQQEVQESKKEQDDLLMLLADQDQKILNLKQRLRDLGETIDEDEDELDARDQFCEDDDDDNEEEDEENND, from the exons ATGACAATGAATTTTTTCAGGGGAGTGATGGGTGGACAACCCGCGGGGCCACAGCCGACTGGAGCAGAGACG ATCCATAAGCTGTGTGACCGTGTGGCCTCCTCCACACTCCTGGAGGACCGCAGGGACGCTGTCCGAGCCCTTAAATCGCTCTCAAAG AAATATCGCTTGGAAGTTGGCACTCAGGCTATGGACCACCTGGTTCACATACTGCAAACAGACAG GTCGGACTCTGAAATCCTTGGCTACGCTTTGGACACACTCTATAATATCATCTGCAACGATGAAGAGGAGGAACAAG ACGAATCTGAAG ACATGGCGGCCGCACCCCCCATCCCTGTCTCAGGGAAGCATAAGAACGTGCCTGTGTCTG ATGAGAACGCCCAGAAGCAGGATGAAGACCTGGGAGTCCTGTTCACTGACAAGTTCCTCGGCGACTCTGAGAACGTGACACTACTACTGACTCTGTTAGAG GAGTTTGACTTCCACGTGCGGTGGCCAGGAGTGAAGCTGCTCACCGCTCTGTTGAAGAACCAGTGTAACCAGGTCCAGGGCGTCATCCTGGTCAGCCCTATGG GTGTTTCTAGACTGATGGACCTATTAGCTGACTCCAGAGAAGTCATCCGTAATGAT GGTCTTCTGTTGCTGCAGCAGCTGACCAAAGGCAACGCGGCCATCCAGAAGATCGTAGCGTTTGAGAACGCTTTCGAGCGTCTCCTAGATATCATAACAGAGGAGGGCAGCAGTGATGGAG GTATCGTAGTGGAGGACTGTCTCCTGCTGCTCGTCAACCTGCTGAAGAACAACAGCTCCAACCAGAACTTCTTCAAGGAGGGCTCCTACATCCAGAGGATGAAGCCCTGGTTCGAGGTGGGAGACGACAACTCTGGCTGGTCCGCCCAAAAGGTCACCAACCTCCACCTCATGCTGCAG TTGGTGCGAGTCATGGTCTCCCCGGTCAACTCTCCTGGAGCCACCAGTAGTTGTCAGAAGTCAATGTACCAGTGTGGCCTCCTGCAGCAGCTCTGCACTATCCTCATGGCCACTGGCGTGCCTGCTGACATACTCACTGAG ACCATCAACACTGTATCGGAGGTGATCCGCGGCTCACAGATCAACCAGGACTACTTTGCATCTGTCAACGCTCCCTCCAACCCCCCAAG ACCTGCCATAGTGGTGCTGCTGATGTCCATGGTCAACGAGAGGCAGCCGTTTGTGCTGCGCTGTGCCGTTCTCTACTGCTTCCAGTGTTTTCTCTACAAGAACCAGAAGGGCCAGGGGGAGATCGTAGCCACCCTACTGCCCTCCACCATCGACG ccAACTCCATCTCGGCGGGCCAGCTGCTGTGCGGGGGCCTGTTCTcggctgactccctgtctaacTGGTGTGCTGCAGTGGCCCTGGCCCACGCCCTGCAGGACAACCTGACCCAGAAAGAGCAGCTCCTCCGGGTGCAGCTGGCCACCAGCCTGGGCAAGCCCCCCGTTTCCCTGCTGCAGCAGTGCACCAACATCCTCTCACAG GGCAGTAAAGTGCAGACGCGGGTCGGTCTCCTCATGCTGCTGTGTACCTGGATCAGTAACTGTCCCATCGCTGTCACACACTTCCTGCACAACCAGGAGAACGTCCCCTTC CTGACAGGTCAGATCTCTGAGAACCTGGGGGAGGATGAGAGGCTGGTGCAGGGCCTGTGTGCCCTCCTATTGGGTATCTGCATCTACTACAACGACAACTCTCTGGAGAACTACACAAA AGACAAGCTGAAGCAGTTGATCGAGAAGCGCATTGGGAAGGAGAACTTTGTGGAGAAGCTGGGCTTCGTCACGAAACACGAGCTGTACTCCCGCGCTGCACAGAAGCCCCAGCCCGTCTTCCCCTCCCCTGAACAGATGCTGTTTGACCACGAGTTCACCAAGCTGGTCAAAGAACTGGAAG GCGTGATAACGAAAGCGGTCCACAAGACGAgcgaggaggagaagaaggaggaggaggtgaagaagaCTCTGGAGCAACACGACAGCATCGTCATCCAGTACAAAGATCTCATCAGAGATCAG GACACCCAGATCCAGGAGCTGAGGGAGCAGGTTTCCACCCTGTCTCTGAACAGTGAACAGATGCAGAATCAGATCGCACAGCAGCAGTCCCAGATCCAGCAACAcaaagaccagtacaacatcCTCAAGCTGAAACTAG GTAAAGACAGCCAGGGTCTGTCCTCCAGCCAGGGAGAGGGAACTCACGTTAACGGGCTCCACTCAGAGGAGTTGAGCCAGctcagagaggaggtggaggagctcCGCAGACAACAcgcactacaacacacacagctcagcGACAAGGACTCACTCATCAACACActg AGGTGTGGggcggcagcagcagcacagaCAGCAGAAGGTGGAGCGGGAGGGTCTGACAACACAGAGCTTCTCCGG GAGGTGGAGTCGTTGAGGAGTCGTGTCCAGGCTCAGTGTGCAGAGATCAGCcagctgcagacagagagacaggagctcATCAGGAGAGCTGAGGCAGTG tcCTCGGTCCCGGCCTCCAGCAGTGAGAGCTCGGCAGACACAGTTACAGTATCTGAACTGGAGAGCAGGCTGGCTGCTCAGaccacagaggcagagagacttaAG gAGGAGTGTCGGGGCCTGAGGGAGGGCCATGCGGGGCTGGAGCAGCAGTTGGCGTCGGCAACGAGCACAGTGGCCATCGAGCAGACGGAGAAGACCAAGCTGCAGCAGGAGGTGCAGGAGTCAAAGAAGGAACAGGACGACCTCCTCATGCTGCTGGCCGACCAGGACCAGAAGATCCTCAACCTCAAGCAACGTCTCAGAGACCTGGGAGAGACG ATTGATGAAGACGAAGATGAGCTAGACGCCCGGGACCAATTCTGTGAAGATGACGACGACGataatgaggaggaggatgaagagaacAATGACTAG